The sequence GGCATGGTGGACTCGCGGCGCATGAACGAGGGCGTGGGCTCGGTGCGCAAGGCCATGGCCGGCTTCGCGAAGAGCGTGTCCGCGGTGGACTTGGAGCAGGCCCGCTCGCGGCTGCTCGCGCGTCAGGCTGTGTCCTTCATCTCCACGTCGGCGTGGGTGGACGCGCTGCTGGACACGCGCGTGCACGGCTTCGCGCCCGAGGCGCTCGCGCAGCGGCCGGCGCACCTCCAGGCGGTGACGGCGGAGTCGCTCCAGAAGGAGTTCGCCGGCTGCCTCGAGCGGCTGGTGGTGGCCGTCACGGCCGACGAGGCCCCGGGCCGCGCCGCGCTCCAGGCCCTCTCCACGCCGTAGTCGTCCCGCTGCACGCCTCCTCGCCTGGTGGGCTTTCCGCCGGGGGAGGGGGCGCGCGGACGTCCACTCCGCCCCTGGGGACTGCCTACCTTCCTCCCACGAGAAACCATCAGGAGGGTTGGCCGCATGAGGTGGCAGGGGGGACGTCGCAGCTCGAACATCGAGGACCGGCGGGGCAGTGGCATCGGCCGTCCGCTGGCGGTGGGTGGCGGGGTCGGCTCCATCGTGGTGGCGCTGCTGGTGATGCTGCTCGGGGGAGACCCCTCGGACGTGGTGAACGGTGGCGGAGGCCAGGGCTCGTACCCGGGCACGGGCGGCTCCGGGCAGCCGGTGGACCCGCGCCAGGACGAGATGAAGGACTTCGTGTCCGTCATCCTCGCGGACACGGAGGACACCTGGCCCGGCCTGCTGAGGCCGCTGGGCGTGACGTATCAGCAACCGCGCCTGGTGCTCTTCTCGGACATGGTGCAGTCCGCTTGCGGGACGCAGGACGCCGCGGTGGGGCCCTTCTACTGCCCGCCGGACCAGCGCGTGTACCTGGACCTCAACTTCTTCGACGAGCTGGACCGCCGCTTCGGCGCGCCCGGTGACTTCGCGCAGGCCTACGTGGTGGCGCACGAGGTGGGGCACCACGTGCAGAACCTCCTGGGCATCTCGGAACAGGTCCACTCGCAGCGCGGCCGCATGTCCGAGCGCGACGCCAACGCGCTCTCCGTGCTCACCGAGTTGCAAGCGGACTGCTTCGCCGGCATCTGGGCCCACCACGCGCAGAAGCAGCGCAAGGTGCTGGAGGAGGGCGACGTGGAGGAGGGCCTGGGCGCGGCGTCGGCCATCGGCGACGACACGCTCCAGCGCCGCGCGCGGGGGCGCGTCGTCCCCGAGTCCTTCACCCACGGCTCCTCCGCGCAGCGCGTGCACTGGTTCCGCCAGGGGCTGGAGCGGGGGACGCTGGAGGCGTGTGACACCTTCAACGACGGCGCGGGCGGCACTCGCGGACACTGACCTGCCCTGAAGGGCAGGTTGGCGTTCCAGCTCCCTTCCAGGCTTGAATGGTGGGTGCGGCACTCTTCGCCGCGCCCACCACGCCGGAGGGGGAGATGCCAGCACCCAGGGCCCTGTTGTCGGCGGCGCTCGTCGCCTGCCTCCTCTTCGCGCCCGGCGCGGACGCGCGCTTCGGCAAACACACCTCCTCGGACTCGAAGGACGACACGCACGAGGCCACCGCCATCGGCTCCGACGAGGACGATGATGACGATGATGACGACGGGCACTCCTCGAAGGGGGAGGGCGTCCAGTCGTCGGGCTCGGACGGCGACGGCTGCTGCGGTGGCGCCGCGAGCAGTCTCGGCGAGGAGATTGTGGGCAGCCTCATCCGGCTGATGGTGGAGGGGCTCGTCTACGCCATCGCCTCGACGGGCACGCACCTGGCGCCGGAGCACGATGCCCCGGGCTCCGACTCCGAGGAGCGCCGTCACGCCGCGCCGCTGTCCTTGCGCATGGGTGCGGTGGGCATGTTGCCGGGGGAAGGCGCGAGCGCCATGGACCTGTACTTCGGCCTGGAGGAGCGGCGCTTCGGCGTGGCGGCGAGCGTGCTCCGGCTGGCGCTGCCCGCCGACGACGGCACCGAGGGCACGGACAGGCTCACGCTGGTGGAGGCGCACCTGAGCCACGTCCTCTATGTCCACCCGAAGGCGCGCTTGCGCGCGGAGGCGGGCGTGAGCACCGCGCGGGCGCCGGATGTCCTCATGGTGGGGCCCAGCCTTGGCCTCTCCGTCGAGGCCTGCGTGCTGGGGCCGCTGGACGTGGAGGCGCGGGCGCAAGTCACGCCCTGGCCCTACCGGCAGGTCGACGGCTCGGCCGGCCTGGCGCTCCACATGGGAGGCTTCGTCATGCGCGGAGGCTGGCGCGGCCTCTTCCTGGATGACCTGGGCGCGGTGGACGGCATCTCCCACCAGGACAGCCTGCACGGCCCCTACTTCGGGCTCGGCTTCGCTTTTTGAATGGCACTTTCCGTTGCCTTGACGATTCGTCCGCCATAACGGATATTCCAGTCGTCCGTTTTGACGGATATCCGTCCGGTAACAAAGAGGCCACCCATGAGCGCAGCCGTCATCGACCTGCAGGACTTCCGCAAGAAGCGTGAGGCCGAGCAGTGTCAGATGATGCGCCCCGCGCCGGTTCGGCCCTGGATGCCCGTCTGGGTGTGGGTAGTAGTCTGGCCGGTATGAAGTCGGTTCGGGAGAACACGGGTCGGCGGGGAACAGGCGCTTCGGAGCGCAGTCGTCGCGAAGCGCTGGAGCCCGCCGCCGAGGAAGCCACGCCCGCCGAGCCCACGCCCGCCCCCCAGGATGCTCCTCCGGAGACGGAGAAGGCGTGGTCCTACGAGGTCGCCCACCCCGACACGGACCAGGACCTGGCGCCTGTCGTGGGGAAGAACCTGCGCCGGCTGCGCAGCCA comes from Pyxidicoccus parkwaysis and encodes:
- the ypfJ gene encoding KPN_02809 family neutral zinc metallopeptidase — protein: MRWQGGRRSSNIEDRRGSGIGRPLAVGGGVGSIVVALLVMLLGGDPSDVVNGGGGQGSYPGTGGSGQPVDPRQDEMKDFVSVILADTEDTWPGLLRPLGVTYQQPRLVLFSDMVQSACGTQDAAVGPFYCPPDQRVYLDLNFFDELDRRFGAPGDFAQAYVVAHEVGHHVQNLLGISEQVHSQRGRMSERDANALSVLTELQADCFAGIWAHHAQKQRKVLEEGDVEEGLGAASAIGDDTLQRRARGRVVPESFTHGSSAQRVHWFRQGLERGTLEACDTFNDGAGGTRGH